Part of the Allofrancisella frigidaquae genome is shown below.
TGGATCTCCCGGACCATTAGATAAAAATACTCCATCAGGATTATGCTTCATAATGTCTTCATAAGTACTATCAGCAGGTACCACTGTTACTTTAAATTCAGCATCTACTAGGTTTCTTAGGATATTGTATTTGACACCATAGTCGATAACTACAACATTATATTTATAGCTTTCTTGTTGTTTATATACTTGTTGTCCAAGTGAGAAAGTATGCTCATTCCAGTCATATTCTCTATTTGTAGTGACACTTATAGCTAAGTCTCTGCCATTAAGGTTAGATTTGTTTTTGATTCTTGATCTGACATAGTTTGCATCGAGGAATTCACCTGGCTTAACTGATAATATCGCTACTCTTACAGCACCTTCTTTGCGTACTTTACGTACGATTGCACGCGTATCAACACCACAGATACCGACGATATTTCTATTTTTTAGCCAAGTATCGATACTTTTTTTAGCTCTAAAATTTGATGGGTTTGTGAGATTCTCACGCACGATTAACCCTTTAGCAAATACCCCTAGTGACTCATTATCCTCGTTATTGATTCCTACATTACCGATGTGAGGAAAAGTAAAAGTAATGATCTGTCCAGCATAAGAAGGATCTGTTAAGGTTTCTTGGTAACCTGTCATTGATGTATTGAAACATATTTCTCCGTCTGTCCAACCTCGTACCCCTATTGATCTACCTAAATAGTATGTGCCATCTGGGAAAACCAATAATGCGTTAGTCATATCATTAGCTAATATCATAAAATAACCTTATTGTGATGAATGAGAATTAAAGAAAAAAGGTATTTGAAAAAGTTGTTTATCATTTACTTTTATAAAGTTAATGGACAAATTGAAAGTATTCTAGAGATCCAAAACTTATCTGTAAAGAGTGTTTAGTCAAGTTTTCATTATTTGTGTTTTTGGGGTGGTTTTAAGTATATTTTTGTAATAAAATTAAATTTTCACCGTTAGATATTAACAAATATATAAAACACGGCTAATTTTCACATATATATCTTATATTTTGAAAGCTTTTTAAGGCTATTACTTCCTCAACGATAAAGCCAACTTGACGGTGGCCTGAAGCCATGCTAGGATTTTAAGATTAAGAATCTATAGAATCACAATGGACAGGTTTTGAATTTGTAAATATATTAGAAAAAATCAATATATTAATACTGAATAAATTACTACCTGGAATCAAATTCATACATAACTACATCTTGAGATAAATAACCATGAGAAAAAAAATGATTAAAACATTATGTGTTAAGAGAAGCTTATATTCAGCTTTGATTGGTTTTAGCTTTATACTTCCTTCGATTTGTTTAGCAGATGCCCGCTCGGAACTAATTTTAGAAAACAACTGTTCAACACCTGTAGAATTTAATGTTCGTCCACGAGATAGTTCTGGAGCAACGATAATAAACAAAAAATTAGAACCTTTTGAGTACATAAATATAGGAGATTATACAAACAGTGAAATAATCAATTATGTATCAACTATAAATATAGATTTCCATTCATTAGATTCTACAAATGATAGTGGTTCTTTACAATATATTTTAACTAATGGATTTACTGCAAACTACGCAGATTTCAAAAACTTAATTGGAGATATTAATATAGAACATCAAAATAGTGATTATTCATATGAATGGCATAGCTACACTACTACATTAAAGCGCAGGATTCCAATATTTACAGTTTCTGCCTGTAAAACTCAAATAGAAATAAGAGGCAGCAAATTAAAAGATGTTGAAAGAATATTGATTTTTGGTGATAGCTTAAGTGACTATGGGAATTTATATGGTTACACAAATGGTACAATTCCTAAATCAATCCCTTACAATAAAGGAATGTTTTCTAACGGTGCAGTATGGAGTGATATTTTAAATAATTCGTTAAAAGATAAAATCAAAATAAGTAATTATGCGGTTGGTGGCGCTACAGTTGTATTTGAACCATCATGGACAGATATTGGATTGCCATATACATTAGGTACTGAGATTAGCTCATACTCAGTGGATACAGGTGCTCATGATACTGACAAAACTTTCGCTATATTTTTTATTGGTGCTAATGATTATTTGACTATTGATGTATCACAAGACCCTAGTACAATTCCAGATATAGCAAAACAAGTTACAGATAAAATAAAGGTTGCTATACAATCAGTAAAAGCATCAAAAAC
Proteins encoded:
- the carA gene encoding glutamine-hydrolyzing carbamoyl-phosphate synthase small subunit, with the protein product MILANDMTNALLVFPDGTYYLGRSIGVRGWTDGEICFNTSMTGYQETLTDPSYAGQIITFTFPHIGNVGINNEDNESLGVFAKGLIVRENLTNPSNFRAKKSIDTWLKNRNIVGICGVDTRAIVRKVRKEGAVRVAILSVKPGEFLDANYVRSRIKNKSNLNGRDLAISVTTNREYDWNEHTFSLGQQVYKQQESYKYNVVVIDYGVKYNILRNLVDAEFKVTVVPADSTYEDIMKHNPDGVFLSNGPGDPFATSDYTMPVIKKLLEVKMPIFGICLGNQLLALAAGLKTKKMHKGHRGVNQPVLDANTKKVLITSQNHGFVVCDGNVPDNIQIHMSSLFDGTVEGLRFKDRPAFAVQYHPESSPGPHDCKYLFNEFAKMIAESKKGN
- a CDS encoding SGNH/GDSL hydrolase family protein translates to MIKTLCVKRSLYSALIGFSFILPSICLADARSELILENNCSTPVEFNVRPRDSSGATIINKKLEPFEYINIGDYTNSEIINYVSTINIDFHSLDSTNDSGSLQYILTNGFTANYADFKNLIGDINIEHQNSDYSYEWHSYTTTLKRRIPIFTVSACKTQIEIRGSKLKDVERILIFGDSLSDYGNLYGYTNGTIPKSIPYNKGMFSNGAVWSDILNNSLKDKIKISNYAVGGATVVFEPSWTDIGLPYTLGTEISSYSVDTGAHDTDKTFAIFFIGANDYLTIDVSQDPSTIPDIAKQVTDKIKVAIQSVKASKTLIIGLPDLSLTPESIEIGNQALLKEVSKLHNEYLKQFADMDDNVDFLSLDEMFNTLINDTDKFNQTYSTNLSPDKIHKSCWLGSYFALNSLLDKKEFYKNLLASNPEIEENDSRQLQLNDMDLNLNVMDKIPLNSDITSAILAAETGTLCANPQEFAFFDKVHPTYQVHKALFKYIASYFGIIS